The following are encoded together in the Polycladomyces subterraneus genome:
- the trmD gene encoding tRNA (guanosine(37)-N1)-methyltransferase TrmD: MHFDVLTLFPEMFTGFLSSSIVKKAHEKGIVSTSVVDFREFSTDKHRTVDDTPYGGGGGMVLKPEPLFRAVEHLLQDEPKRPPIILMTPQGDRFTQKKAEELAEHRRLILICGHYEGYDERIRQHLATDEISIGDFVLTGGELPAMVVMDSVIRLLPGVLGNESSSKDDSFSTGLLEYPQYTRPAEFRGWKVPDVLLSGHHQNIERWRRQEALRRTWERRPDLLRTARLTEEDRAFLRKLEEDSGE; this comes from the coding sequence ATGCATTTCGACGTACTGACCTTGTTTCCGGAGATGTTTACCGGATTTCTTTCGTCGAGTATCGTCAAAAAAGCCCATGAAAAAGGGATCGTATCCACTTCGGTTGTGGATTTCCGCGAATTCAGCACGGACAAACACCGCACCGTTGATGATACGCCGTATGGCGGCGGTGGCGGGATGGTGCTGAAACCGGAACCCTTGTTTCGTGCGGTGGAACACCTGTTGCAGGACGAACCCAAGCGCCCGCCGATTATCCTGATGACACCGCAGGGGGACCGTTTCACCCAGAAAAAGGCGGAGGAGTTGGCTGAGCACCGTCGTCTGATCTTGATCTGCGGCCATTACGAAGGCTACGACGAGCGCATTCGCCAACACTTGGCGACGGATGAAATCTCGATCGGCGATTTCGTACTAACCGGCGGCGAGCTGCCGGCCATGGTGGTAATGGACAGCGTGATCCGGCTGTTACCGGGTGTTTTGGGCAACGAATCGTCATCCAAAGATGATTCGTTCTCCACTGGATTGCTCGAGTATCCTCAGTACACTCGCCCCGCAGAATTTCGCGGGTGGAAAGTTCCGGACGTGCTGCTGTCTGGACATCACCAAAATATCGAACGTTGGCGCCGGCAGGAAGCGCTCAGACGTACCTGGGAGCGCAGACCGGATCTACTCCGGACCGCCCGGCTGACCGAGGAAGACCGGGCGTTTCTGCGAAAACTGGAGGAAGATTCCGGTGAGTAA